From Deltaproteobacteria bacterium, one genomic window encodes:
- a CDS encoding translation initiation factor IF-3, whose product MAFRGRGPRFIAPPPDTHKINRFIRAPQVRLIGPDGSQIGIVPLEDALRRAQEAELDLVEIAPTAQPPVCRILNYGKFKYQEHKKEAEARRKQAVTTIKELRLGYRTDSGDTKRQIERAREFLGAGDRVKFSLRFRGREMTYQDLGRQKLMAICEALKDIASIEGTPKMEGRMMGVLLAPGVKKPKPPVRPAAKESAKDKEAAPVKESTPAVTAAPEAPPASSSS is encoded by the coding sequence TTGGCGTTTCGCGGAAGAGGACCACGGTTCATTGCCCCACCCCCCGATACTCATAAGATCAATCGTTTCATTCGGGCGCCACAAGTCCGGTTAATCGGCCCCGACGGTTCGCAGATCGGCATTGTGCCCTTGGAGGACGCGTTACGACGCGCGCAGGAAGCCGAGCTCGATCTGGTTGAGATCGCGCCGACCGCCCAGCCGCCGGTGTGCCGCATCTTGAACTACGGAAAATTCAAGTATCAGGAGCACAAGAAAGAGGCTGAGGCGCGCCGCAAGCAGGCGGTGACGACCATCAAGGAGCTGCGCCTGGGCTACCGCACCGACAGCGGCGACACCAAGCGTCAGATCGAACGCGCGCGCGAGTTCCTCGGCGCAGGCGACCGGGTAAAATTCTCGCTCCGCTTTCGCGGCCGCGAGATGACCTATCAGGATCTTGGCCGCCAGAAACTGATGGCCATCTGCGAAGCGCTCAAGGATATTGCCTCCATCGAGGGAACACCAAAGATGGAAGGCCGCATGATGGGCGTCTTGCTCGCACCGGGCGTGAAGAAGCCGAAACCTCCGGTCCGGCCGGCCGCGAAAGAATCCGCCAAAGACAAGGAAGCCGCCCCGGTCAAGGAGTCCACCCCCGCGGTTACGGCGGCTCCGGAAGCGCCACCGGCATCGAGTTCGTCGTAG
- a CDS encoding transposase, giving the protein MNVLSLEQQALVIGALTEGCGIRTVERLTEIHRDTVMRLGVRIGEACRNLHDAMMRDLQVNTIELDEQWAFIGKKQKQVKNGDAPELGDVWLFVALAANQKAVISYRVGKRTSENTRHLVNDLRFRILNRPQITADGYAPYIGAIDRAFGVDVDFAILEKQYQAPIAADAAHRYSPSSIRAVEKTVIRGNPDEDKISTSYVERFNLTTRMQMRRFTRLTNGFSKTLRNHSAAISLQVAFYNLCRVHETLRCTPAMALGVTNHIWTIGELIEAATSAPVAPENPPPPPTTMRPGYRPVQLRVIPGGRMS; this is encoded by the coding sequence ATGAACGTGCTGTCGCTTGAGCAGCAAGCCCTAGTCATCGGCGCACTCACCGAAGGGTGCGGCATCCGCACCGTCGAACGTCTCACCGAAATTCACAGGGACACTGTGATGCGGCTCGGCGTCCGTATCGGCGAAGCGTGCCGCAACCTGCACGACGCGATGATGCGCGACCTACAGGTGAACACCATCGAACTGGACGAGCAGTGGGCGTTTATTGGGAAGAAGCAGAAACAGGTGAAGAACGGCGACGCGCCCGAACTCGGCGACGTGTGGCTGTTCGTGGCGCTGGCCGCAAATCAGAAAGCCGTCATCAGCTATCGCGTCGGCAAGCGCACCAGCGAGAACACCCGGCACTTGGTCAACGATCTACGTTTCCGCATTCTGAACCGGCCACAGATCACGGCGGACGGGTACGCGCCATACATCGGCGCGATTGATCGCGCGTTCGGCGTTGATGTCGACTTTGCGATTCTCGAAAAGCAGTACCAAGCGCCGATCGCGGCCGATGCCGCTCATCGCTACAGCCCCAGCTCGATAAGAGCCGTCGAAAAGACGGTCATTCGCGGCAACCCTGACGAGGACAAGATCAGCACCAGCTATGTCGAGCGGTTCAACCTGACGACGCGGATGCAGATGCGGCGATTCACGCGGTTGACCAACGGTTTCTCAAAGACGCTGCGCAATCACTCGGCGGCAATCAGCTTGCAGGTGGCCTTCTACAACCTGTGCCGCGTTCACGAGACGTTGCGTTGCACACCGGCGATGGCGCTCGGCGTGACGAATCACATTTGGACGATCGGCGAGTTGATCGAAGCGGCGACCAGCGCGCCCGTGGCACCGGAGAATCCACCGCCACCGCCGACCACGATGCGGCCGGGCTACCGTCCGGTGCAGCTTAGAGTTATTCCCGGCGGTCGGATGAGCTAG